A stretch of the Cucurbita pepo subsp. pepo cultivar mu-cu-16 chromosome LG16, ASM280686v2, whole genome shotgun sequence genome encodes the following:
- the LOC111777642 gene encoding probable BOI-related E3 ubiquitin-protein ligase 2 isoform X1 gives MAIQLQLQQRNFGRPLESAAEFHRYLQLGNGQSSLLLSQECWSKSDSRIGNFVAEMSVDQIDRFIRLESERFRLLLQHKINQQIRVLLNQIENRTRVLLQQKDEEIASTNMRTIQLEQLLMKLEMENQKRKRAVEENQAMVASLSHALNEMREKLLASANDAESSNNNVRIGEDDASDFGNNKKRKKMRMICQICNSRISCVLLLPCRHLCSCKSCASALEFCPVCNATKKASIEAVIS, from the exons ATGGCCATTCAATTGCAGTTGCAGCAGCGGAATTTTGGGCGTCCATTGGAGTCTGCTGCTGAGTTTCATCGTTATCTTCAACTAGGAAACGGCCAGTCCAGTCTTCTTCTTTCGCAGGAGTGTTGGAGTAAATCTGATTCTCGGATAGGTAATTTTGTGGCGGAAATGTCCGTGGATCAGATTGATCGTTTCATTCGATTGGAG AGTGAAAGATTCAGATTACTCCTGCAACATAAGATAAATCAACAAATTAGAGTGTTGCTGAACCAGATCGAAAACAGAACGCGCGTCCTGCTTCAGCAGAAGGACGAAGAGATCGCTAGCACGAACATGAGGACGATCCAACTTGAACAACTATTGATGAAATtagaaatggagaatcaaaagCGGAAGAGAGCAGTAGAAGAGAATCAAGCGATGGTAGCGTCGCTTAGTCACGCGCTGAATGAAATGAGAGAGAAGCTTTTAGCCAGCGCGAACGACGCCGAGTCCAGCAACAACAACGTCAGAATCGGAGAAGACGACGCCAGTGATTTcggaaataataaaaagaggaagaagatgaggatgATTTGCCAAATCTGCAACTCTCGGATTTCGTGCGTGCTGTTGTTGCCTTGCAGGCACCTGTGTTCATGTAAGTCATGCGCGAGTGCTCTCGAATTTTGCCCCGTCTGCAACGCGACGAAGAAGGCCAGCATAGAGGCTGTGATTTCCTAG
- the LOC111777506 gene encoding protein MCM10 homolog: MANEEDDLDLLLSLQDKVVETPPGTPPHASDLLSDDESPRRAGHADMSIFRNAVKDCLDYSHIPTEKSGKTNRSKASNDVTIEKFSGLRVRNQLVGPVELHDRFSDIRFVRLSTIKNLLVGDTLSGCWVTVGVLTEKGSPKTSSTGKAYCIWKLSCLDENAVSVFLFGDAYKRNCKELAGTVFAVFNSTVRKDAMGMGFSLSVYQSSQLLKMGTSDDYGVCKGKKKDGMACTTVINRRRGIYCKYHKSKASEKYSTTIRTELKGGNLRTAFRDHHLKAEGVYMVNPLVGKVNSKHRAPPAKLLSVEGLKKALSNADNVTTNVHSQGKRFLAEITGKMTDKSGNKELSRQSQQRISSEKTSISKSSGVENQQRDPKRMKTSHAPADKTTKDMGKMVELDYISSDDDIDLTFTL; this comes from the exons ATGGCCAACGAAGAAGACGatcttgatcttctcctttctctccAAGATAAAGTCGTTGAAACTCCTCCTGGAACTCCGCCTCATGCCTCAG ATTTACTCTCCGACGATGAATCACCAAGACGAGCGGGTCATGCGGATATGTCTATCTTCAGAAACGCTGTCAAAGACTGCCTTGACTATAGTCACATACCAACTGAGAAAAGTGGAAAAACAAACCGGTCTAAGGCCTCTAACGATGTTACAATCGAGAAGTTTTCTGGTTTGCGAGTGAG GAATCAACTGGTAGGACCTGTAGAGCTTCACGATCGTTTTTCTGACATTCGCTTTGTTCGTTTGTCTACCATAAA GAATCTGTTGGTTGGAGACACCCTTTCAGGCTGTTGGGTAACTGTAGGAGTGTTGACTGAGAAAGGGAGCCCAAAGACAAGCTCTACAGGGAAAGCTTACTGCATTTGGAAACTTAGTTGTTTGGATGAAAACGCTGTTTCTGTTTTCTTATTTGGTGATgcatataaaagaaattgcaAGGAGCTGGCTGGAACAGTTTTTGCAGTGTTTAACTCTACAGTACGCAAGGATGCAATG GGCATGGGGTTTTCTTTAAGTGTGTATCAATCAAGCCAGTTGTTAAAGATGGGCACTTCAGATGACTATGGAGTATgcaaggggaagaagaaggatgggatGGCTTGTACAACAGTAATAAATAG GCGACGTGGCATATACTGTAAATATCATAAATCA AAGGCATCAGAAAAATATTCCACCACCATACGAACTGAGCTCAAAGGAGG GAATCTGAGGACTGCATTCAGAGATCATCATCTCAAGGCAGAAGGAGTTTACATGGTAAATCCGCTAGTCGGTAAAGTGAATTCTAAACATCGAGCGCCGCCGGCAAAACTATTGTCTGTGGAAGGCCTGAAAAAGGCATTGAG CAATGCAGATAATGTGACCACCAATGTACACTCGCAAGGGAAAAGATTCCTTGCCGAGATCACAG GGAAAATGACTGATAAAAGTGGAAATAAAGAACTTTCCAGACAAAGTCAGCAGAGGATCAGTTCAGAGAAGACATCAATTTC GAAGTCATCTGGAGTTGAAAATCAACAACGAGATccaaaaagaatgaaaacgAGCCATGCTCCGGCAGACAAAACCACAAAAGACATGGGAAAAATGGTGGAGTTGGATTATATTAGTTCAGATGATGATATCGACCTTACATTCACCCtataa
- the LOC111777642 gene encoding probable BOI-related E3 ubiquitin-protein ligase 2 isoform X2, with protein MSVDQIDRFIRLESERFRLLLQHKINQQIRVLLNQIENRTRVLLQQKDEEIASTNMRTIQLEQLLMKLEMENQKRKRAVEENQAMVASLSHALNEMREKLLASANDAESSNNNVRIGEDDASDFGNNKKRKKMRMICQICNSRISCVLLLPCRHLCSCKSCASALEFCPVCNATKKASIEAVIS; from the exons ATGTCCGTGGATCAGATTGATCGTTTCATTCGATTGGAG AGTGAAAGATTCAGATTACTCCTGCAACATAAGATAAATCAACAAATTAGAGTGTTGCTGAACCAGATCGAAAACAGAACGCGCGTCCTGCTTCAGCAGAAGGACGAAGAGATCGCTAGCACGAACATGAGGACGATCCAACTTGAACAACTATTGATGAAATtagaaatggagaatcaaaagCGGAAGAGAGCAGTAGAAGAGAATCAAGCGATGGTAGCGTCGCTTAGTCACGCGCTGAATGAAATGAGAGAGAAGCTTTTAGCCAGCGCGAACGACGCCGAGTCCAGCAACAACAACGTCAGAATCGGAGAAGACGACGCCAGTGATTTcggaaataataaaaagaggaagaagatgaggatgATTTGCCAAATCTGCAACTCTCGGATTTCGTGCGTGCTGTTGTTGCCTTGCAGGCACCTGTGTTCATGTAAGTCATGCGCGAGTGCTCTCGAATTTTGCCCCGTCTGCAACGCGACGAAGAAGGCCAGCATAGAGGCTGTGATTTCCTAG
- the LOC111777652 gene encoding basic leucine zipper 19-like isoform X2, with the protein MEEGELESSNPEVFSSSNAVELPNSCSMDTFLDEILKDTHACTHAHTCNPSGPDYSHTHTCFHVHTKVVSSPTEDKVSTDDTAESVDKKTKKRSLGNREAVRKYREKKKARAASLEDEVMRLKALNQQLLKRLQGQAALEAEISRLKCLLVDIRGRIEGEIGSFPYHKPANSNLLNQNAPGSYVINPCNVQCNDQPYCLNAGTDGKSGESVLLNGHSFSACDIGNLECLANQNTGAKELPDCELNQKKGVYVL; encoded by the exons atGGAAGAAGGCGAGCTTGAATCCTCAAATCCAGAAGTGTTTTCGAGTTCGAATGCCGTCGAGCTTCCGAACAGTTGCTCAATGGATACCTTCTTGGATGAAATTCTAAAGGACACTCATGCTTGCACACACGCTCATACTTGCAATCCTTCTGGTCCTGATTATTCACATACACACACCTGTTTTCATGTCCATACTAAAGTTGTCTCTTCCCCGACCGAAGACAAGGTTTCCACTGACGACACAGCGGAGTCTGTGGATAAGAAGACTAAGAAACGCTCGCTAGGTAACCGCGAAGCAGTTCGTAAATACCGGGAGAAGAAAAAGGCGAGGGCTGCATCATTGGAAGATGAAGTTATGAGATTGAAGGCCCTGAATCAGCAACTGTTGAAGAGATTGCAAGGCCAGGCTGCATTGGAGGCTGAGATTTCTAGGCTTAAATGTTTGCTTGTGGATATTCGAGGAAGAATTGAAGGGGAGATTGGAAGCTTTCCATATCATAAACCAGCCAATTCAAATCTTCTCAATCAAAATGCACCTGGAAGTTATGTGATTAATCCATGTAATGTTCAATGCAACGATCAGCCGTATTGCCTTAATGCAGGGACCGATGGAAAAAGTGGAGAGAGCGTTTTGTTGAACGGGCATAGTTTTAGCGCGTGTGACATCGGAAATCTCGAGTGCTTGGCCAATCAAAACACAGGAGCAAAGGAACTTCCGGACTGTGAATTAAACCAGAAGAAAG GTGTATATGTGTTATAA
- the LOC111777499 gene encoding probable serine/threonine-protein kinase PBL26 isoform X2 codes for MTVDHEDSEAIERKKKKKNVLVGIRINGNSRDLLNWAIVKVADPGDCVIVIHVCQTSDRASRDKPLFDEFIEGYKRLCDVNKVALIAQISTGSSVKKTLVRQAKSYGAGAVVLGTSKPSNLGGWSSTIRYVVKRLPRTTDVLALNNGKIVFRRSTNDQLPGLNLDPKPSLSQASQSDFDGYETEKSVSYGVGSEDLKDEFHGVVLESKRVCSKQDSAMKKVNSEPGLGWPLLRTSPRIPQTPCVHNMSVVQWVMNLPDRSPYHSFSIKGNDPSRSEISGLSAFSEPPGNLEDLLKTISTSYKWFSPDVLKASTSHFSLENLIGKGGCNRVYKGILPDGKPIAVKVMNFSKQAWNDFSREVDIISSLHHKNITPFLGICVEHDTLISVYDFFSKGSLEENLYDRNKEKGVLSWEVRFEFAIGIAEALNYLHDECPQPVVHRDVKTSNILLTDELEPQLSDFGLATWGPTESSFRIEADVVGTFGYLAPEYFMYGKVSNKIDVYAFGIVLLELLSGRRAIGTETSKEQQSLVMPSQ; via the exons ATGACTGTTGATCATGAGGATTCTGAGGCAAtcgaaaggaagaagaagaagaagaatgtgtTAGTGGGGATTAGGATAAATGGCAATAGCAGAGATTTGCTCAATTGGGCGATTGTTAAAGTTGCTGATCCTGGGGATTGTGTTATTGTAATCCATGTTTGTCAAACTTCTG ACCGTGCATCAAGAGATAAGCCCTTATTTGATGAATTCATAGAAGGATACAAAAGGCTTTGTGATGTAAACAAG GTAGCTCTGATTGCTCAGATATCGACTGGAAGTTCGGTTAAGAAGACTTTGGTTAGACAGGCGAAAAGCTATGGCGCTGGGGCCGTGGTTTTGGGAACAAGCAAACCATCTAATCTTGG GGGTTGGTCTTCAACAATTAGATACGTTGTTAAGAGACTGCCTCGAACGACCGATGTTTTGGCTCTCAACAATGGCAAAATTGTCTTCAGAAGATCCACCAATGATCAACTACCAG GGTTGAATCTAGACCCAAAACCAAGTTTAAGTCAAGCTAGCCAATCTGACTTTGATGGCTATGAGACTGAGAAATCTGTTTCTTATGGGGTTGGTAGTGAAGACTTGAAGGATGAATTTCATGGAGTTGTTCTTGAAAGTAAAAGGGTTTGTTCCAAACAAGATTCTGCAATGAAGAAGGTGAATTCCGAGCCGGGACTTGGTTGGCCATTGCTTCGAACGTCTCCAAGGATTCCACAAACCCCATGTGTACATAACATGTCTGTAGTGCAATGGGTGATGAACTTACCCGATCGCTCCCCGTATCATAGCTTCAGCATAAAAGGAAATGATCCATCACGAAGCGAGATCTCGGGTTTATCTGCCTTTTCTGAACCACCAGGAAACCTGGAGGATCTCCTGAAAACTATCTCAACTAGTTATAAATGGTTTAGTCCTGATGTGTTGAAAGCTTCAACTTCGCATTTCTCTTTAG AAAATCTGATTGGGAAAGGCGGCTGCAATCGTGTCTACAAGGGAATTCTCCCAGATGGTAAGCCAATAGCTGTTAAGGTAATGAACTTTTCGAAACAGGCATGGAACGATTTTTCTCGAGAAGTTGACATTATATCCTCATTACATCACAAGAACATAACTCCCTTTCTCGGTATCTGTGTCGAACACGATACGTTGATCTCTGTTTATGATTTCTTTTCCAAAGGAAGTTTAGAGGAAAATTTATATG atagaaacaaagaaaaaggtgTACTTTCATGGGAGGTAAGATTCGAGTTTGCGATTGGAATAGCGGAAGCGCTAAACTACCTACACGACGAATGTCCTCAGCCTGTTGTACACAGAGATGTCAAGACATCAAACATTCTGCTCACCGATGAACTCGAACCACAG TTATCAGATTTTGGGCTTGCAACCTGGGGACCAACAGAATCATCCTTTCGAATCGAAGCTGATGTCGTGGGAACGTTTGGATATCTTGCTCCTGAATATTTCATGTATGGAAAAGTGAGCAATAAGATTGATGTGTATGCGTTTGGTATCGTTCTACTTGAATTGTTGTCGGGACGAAGAGCAATCGGCACCGAGACATCGAAAGAGCAGCAGAGCTTGGTTAT GCCAAGCCAATGA
- the LOC111777499 gene encoding receptor-like cytoplasmic kinase 176 isoform X1, translating into MTVDHEDSEAIERKKKKKNVLVGIRINGNSRDLLNWAIVKVADPGDCVIVIHVCQTSDRASRDKPLFDEFIEGYKRLCDVNKVALIAQISTGSSVKKTLVRQAKSYGAGAVVLGTSKPSNLGGWSSTIRYVVKRLPRTTDVLALNNGKIVFRRSTNDQLPGLNLDPKPSLSQASQSDFDGYETEKSVSYGVGSEDLKDEFHGVVLESKRVCSKQDSAMKKVNSEPGLGWPLLRTSPRIPQTPCVHNMSVVQWVMNLPDRSPYHSFSIKGNDPSRSEISGLSAFSEPPGNLEDLLKTISTSYKWFSPDVLKASTSHFSLENLIGKGGCNRVYKGILPDGKPIAVKVMNFSKQAWNDFSREVDIISSLHHKNITPFLGICVEHDTLISVYDFFSKGSLEENLYDRNKEKGVLSWEVRFEFAIGIAEALNYLHDECPQPVVHRDVKTSNILLTDELEPQLSDFGLATWGPTESSFRIEADVVGTFGYLAPEYFMYGKVSNKIDVYAFGIVLLELLSGRRAIGTETSKEQQSLVMWAKPMIESGNVKEIVDPNLEGKFNDEQLQRMVLAATLCITRASRLRPRISQILKILRGESENETKTKTESFLMEDSQSVENGDDEVYPNSSSELHLSLALVGVDDDDDDGDYSFSSVEQRKRVCLEDYFKARCSRSSSFNQLL; encoded by the exons ATGACTGTTGATCATGAGGATTCTGAGGCAAtcgaaaggaagaagaagaagaagaatgtgtTAGTGGGGATTAGGATAAATGGCAATAGCAGAGATTTGCTCAATTGGGCGATTGTTAAAGTTGCTGATCCTGGGGATTGTGTTATTGTAATCCATGTTTGTCAAACTTCTG ACCGTGCATCAAGAGATAAGCCCTTATTTGATGAATTCATAGAAGGATACAAAAGGCTTTGTGATGTAAACAAG GTAGCTCTGATTGCTCAGATATCGACTGGAAGTTCGGTTAAGAAGACTTTGGTTAGACAGGCGAAAAGCTATGGCGCTGGGGCCGTGGTTTTGGGAACAAGCAAACCATCTAATCTTGG GGGTTGGTCTTCAACAATTAGATACGTTGTTAAGAGACTGCCTCGAACGACCGATGTTTTGGCTCTCAACAATGGCAAAATTGTCTTCAGAAGATCCACCAATGATCAACTACCAG GGTTGAATCTAGACCCAAAACCAAGTTTAAGTCAAGCTAGCCAATCTGACTTTGATGGCTATGAGACTGAGAAATCTGTTTCTTATGGGGTTGGTAGTGAAGACTTGAAGGATGAATTTCATGGAGTTGTTCTTGAAAGTAAAAGGGTTTGTTCCAAACAAGATTCTGCAATGAAGAAGGTGAATTCCGAGCCGGGACTTGGTTGGCCATTGCTTCGAACGTCTCCAAGGATTCCACAAACCCCATGTGTACATAACATGTCTGTAGTGCAATGGGTGATGAACTTACCCGATCGCTCCCCGTATCATAGCTTCAGCATAAAAGGAAATGATCCATCACGAAGCGAGATCTCGGGTTTATCTGCCTTTTCTGAACCACCAGGAAACCTGGAGGATCTCCTGAAAACTATCTCAACTAGTTATAAATGGTTTAGTCCTGATGTGTTGAAAGCTTCAACTTCGCATTTCTCTTTAG AAAATCTGATTGGGAAAGGCGGCTGCAATCGTGTCTACAAGGGAATTCTCCCAGATGGTAAGCCAATAGCTGTTAAGGTAATGAACTTTTCGAAACAGGCATGGAACGATTTTTCTCGAGAAGTTGACATTATATCCTCATTACATCACAAGAACATAACTCCCTTTCTCGGTATCTGTGTCGAACACGATACGTTGATCTCTGTTTATGATTTCTTTTCCAAAGGAAGTTTAGAGGAAAATTTATATG atagaaacaaagaaaaaggtgTACTTTCATGGGAGGTAAGATTCGAGTTTGCGATTGGAATAGCGGAAGCGCTAAACTACCTACACGACGAATGTCCTCAGCCTGTTGTACACAGAGATGTCAAGACATCAAACATTCTGCTCACCGATGAACTCGAACCACAG TTATCAGATTTTGGGCTTGCAACCTGGGGACCAACAGAATCATCCTTTCGAATCGAAGCTGATGTCGTGGGAACGTTTGGATATCTTGCTCCTGAATATTTCATGTATGGAAAAGTGAGCAATAAGATTGATGTGTATGCGTTTGGTATCGTTCTACTTGAATTGTTGTCGGGACGAAGAGCAATCGGCACCGAGACATCGAAAGAGCAGCAGAGCTTGGTTATGTGG GCCAAGCCAATGATAGAGAGTGGCAATGTAAAGGAAATAGTTGATCCAAATTTAGAGGGGAAATTCAATGACGAACAGTTGCAGAGAATGGTTCTTGCAGCAACGCTTTGCATCACGAGGGCATCTCGACTCCGTCCTCGAATCAGTCAG ATATTGAAGATTCTAAGAGGGGAAAGCGAAAAcgaaaccaaaaccaaaaccgaAAGCTTCCTTATGGAGGATTCACAAAGCGTGGAGAATGGAGATGATGAAGTTTATCCAAATTCAAGCTCCGAACTGCATTTGAGCCTTGCATTGGTCGGTgttgacgacgacgacgacgacggtGACTACTCATTTAGCAGCGTGGAACAGCGAAAAAGAGTTTGTTTGGAAGATTATTTCAAAGCAAGATGTAGCAGATCCTCAAGCTTCAACCAGCTTCTTTAG
- the LOC111777652 gene encoding basic leucine zipper 23-like isoform X1 has product MEEGELESSNPEVFSSSNAVELPNSCSMDTFLDEILKDTHACTHAHTCNPSGPDYSHTHTCFHVHTKVVSSPTEDKVSTDDTAESVDKKTKKRSLGNREAVRKYREKKKARAASLEDEVMRLKALNQQLLKRLQGQAALEAEISRLKCLLVDIRGRIEGEIGSFPYHKPANSNLLNQNAPGSYVINPCNVQCNDQPYCLNAGTDGKSGESVLLNGHSFSACDIGNLECLANQNTGAKELPDCELNQKKGVRKATKNAKS; this is encoded by the exons atGGAAGAAGGCGAGCTTGAATCCTCAAATCCAGAAGTGTTTTCGAGTTCGAATGCCGTCGAGCTTCCGAACAGTTGCTCAATGGATACCTTCTTGGATGAAATTCTAAAGGACACTCATGCTTGCACACACGCTCATACTTGCAATCCTTCTGGTCCTGATTATTCACATACACACACCTGTTTTCATGTCCATACTAAAGTTGTCTCTTCCCCGACCGAAGACAAGGTTTCCACTGACGACACAGCGGAGTCTGTGGATAAGAAGACTAAGAAACGCTCGCTAGGTAACCGCGAAGCAGTTCGTAAATACCGGGAGAAGAAAAAGGCGAGGGCTGCATCATTGGAAGATGAAGTTATGAGATTGAAGGCCCTGAATCAGCAACTGTTGAAGAGATTGCAAGGCCAGGCTGCATTGGAGGCTGAGATTTCTAGGCTTAAATGTTTGCTTGTGGATATTCGAGGAAGAATTGAAGGGGAGATTGGAAGCTTTCCATATCATAAACCAGCCAATTCAAATCTTCTCAATCAAAATGCACCTGGAAGTTATGTGATTAATCCATGTAATGTTCAATGCAACGATCAGCCGTATTGCCTTAATGCAGGGACCGATGGAAAAAGTGGAGAGAGCGTTTTGTTGAACGGGCATAGTTTTAGCGCGTGTGACATCGGAAATCTCGAGTGCTTGGCCAATCAAAACACAGGAGCAAAGGAACTTCCGGACTGTGAATTAAACCAGAAGAAAG GGGTCCGTAAGGCGACGAAAAATGCGAAGAGCTGA